CCAAACCTCCATtatcacacaccacaccaccccaaacttaccattgcataagttatacaaattacttgccaaatatggttacaacccaataagaacccattaggtacccaataaaaacccattagttaacttttttttttgagtttgtatGTGACTCTCAacgtggggcccacatgtaagtctagccatactactttgcacaaagtagcggactgttaagctaattcatctgcaacaagttttggtcaattcatccaaaattttaaggtgtgaacacgaggttttagttttagggtccgactcttgacgcgggccCCACATGTAAGTCCAGCCGTACTGCTTTGCATACAGTAGCGGACTGTTAAACTAATTCATCTGTAATAAGTTTCGATCaatttatccaaaattttaaggtgtgaacgcgaggttttatttttagggtccgactcttgatagATGAGGCTCCAGGCTTTTGGGTTCTTAATGGGTCTCAACCCACGGGTTGAGAGTCTTTTAGATCCAAAAATAATACCACACACCCCAAACACCTTCCAAACTATTTATTTgtaaaacccaaaccaaaccaaaccatctagCAGGCCAACTCATTATAAACCAATTCAAATGAACTTATTATATAAACCAAACCAttaaaaccaataaacccaacccaattaacagggctaCGTATGACGACTCAAAGTGTCATCCAACTCTAATTACTTACTGTGCTTTGTGCATGCCGTGCACGGTACTCCTAGTACATCCTGTCTAGAAATACATCCTGCCGAATAATATATTAATGAGGGCTCCTTGCAACCCAAAATATTAAGAATGATGTCTACTACTAGCTGCTGCTTTGATATATTATAATTTAACTGGAGTATTCCCTGAATATTGGGTTATAACTAGGGTTCTCTGTTGTTATTTTTCTAAACAGGGCCAGATCAAGAACAAGTCATACCAAAAATCAAGTTGCAGCCATAGTGTCTCTGACCAGAAAAGAGATGCTAGCTGTTACCTTAGTACCTTAGGACTACCACTGCATGCCATGTATTCTGGGTGAGcactttttttaaaagaaaaaagagaagcgTGCAAGAAGACAACGGCAACCGGAGGCGCGCGCACATGAGGCTCCATTTGGCAGCACAGGGCTAATTAATCTTGGGAAGAAATGATCCCACGGGGATGTTATTTGGATTTTGGAATCCTCTCCCCCGCCGACTGTTTGGTTTGGGGTCCTGACGCGAGGGGGCAGTCTAGCAGGAGGGTTTTTGCCCTGTCACTGTGGTTTGCGGATAAGACGAATGGCGTGGATCCTGTCCCTTCAGTTCTCCATTACCATCGCCTAAATCAAAGTAATTAGAGctgcttgctttgcttgggacAAGGATATATACCGTACCTGGGTTGAGCGGCCGACGTggacgggggcggcgcgggcgaggacGACGTCCCCCACGGCGGCGCTGCGGAAGTGGTTGATGCTCAGGCTGACGCCGGCCACGCGCCGGTACCCCGACGCCATGTGGGCGCCCATGCTGGCCAGGCCCTCGGCGATGAGCGCCGAGACGCCGCCGTGGAGCACCTTGAAGGGCTGGCAGCACCTGGCGGTGACGGGGAGCCGCCCCGTCAGCTGCGACGGCGAAACCTCCTCGATCTCGAAACCCAGCGAGTGGAGCACCGGGTCGAGCTCCGCCGTCTTGTCGTCCTTGCTGCTGATCTGCTGGCGCTGCTGATCCATGGTCCGGTGGTGGGCgacggggaggaagaggaggtggttTGGTAGTAGGTGGATTATTATTGGTCTGGTGGTGGTCTgcgagcacgaggaggagggaggaggaggacagcgGCAGCAGTGGTCGTCACTCTCAGCGGACCATGTCTTTATGCGCTGCGCTGCCTCTCcatttggttggttggttgccaagaaatgaaaacaaaacCAGCATCAGAGAAAGCGGCGCATGAACCTCATGTCCTGCCCAAGTATACTATATGCTCATTCGTGGCATCATCAAAGTAACACTgaccaaataaaataaaacatcACCACTCTAATCCTCCCTTCGCACACGGCTAAGCATCCAGACCTCAGCAAGCAGCAGCAAACGGGCTGAGTCCCCGTGCAACCTTGGGCTTTATTAGGCCCAAAAGAGATGTCTGAGCATAGTGCCTGAGCATATATGAaatcaagaaagaaagaaaagagatgtCGCAGTTCGTGTAACCATATAGAGATTAAAACGCACATGCAAAAtttaggttgttttggcttttctagatgtaaAGATTTCTCTATATATTTAATCATCTAGATATAACCCTATATTTAAGCATCTAGCAAAATTTATGTACTCCCTCAAtcttaaattactattcattttagttttttattgCGTAggtatctagatatatatttaggAAAATAAAATCGAAGAGGGAGTcttaaattattattcattttagttttttagtgCATAggtatctagatatatatttagaaaaatgaAATCGAATaatattttggaacggaggaaggaGGTAAAACCACCTACATTTTGCGTCGGCTGTCGTGTGTCAGGAAAATCGGAGACGTGGACGTGGTGACGACCGATGCGCGGCAGCCACGCAGGCAGAGGTGATGGATGACGCCGGCACATCCTCAGACGAAAGGAAAACGAATCACACCCAGAAAGGAGGCGGCGAAAAGAAGAGACAATTCCAATCCCCTTCCGATTCCAATTTTTTCCTATTAtaacagaaaaaaaagaggagacaGAACCAACCATCCAATCAGGCAGGtccggccgccggcgatggcgacgcCACGGGCGCGGACGCGCTGGTCGGCGCTGGCCGCCAGCGCGCTCATCCAGTGCTGCGCCGGGAGCTCCTACTGCTTCGGCGTCTACTCGCCGGCGCTCAAGGCCTCCCAGCGCTACGACCAGTCCGCGCTCGACGCCGTCGCCTTCTTCAAGGACATCGGCGCCAACGCCGGCGTCCTCTCGGGCTTCCTCGCCGCATGGGCGCCCGCGGGAAGGCGCCGCCCCTGGCTCGTACTCCTCGCTGGCgccctcctctgcgccgccggctACATCCCCATgtggctcgccgtcgccgggatCGCGCACGCGCCGCTCCCGCTCATGTGCGCCTACATGCTGCTCGCCGCGCAGGCGCAGACCTTCTTCAACACCGCCGACGTAGTCTGCGCCGTCGAGAACTTCCCCGATCGCCGAGGCACGGTCATCGGCATCATGAAGGCACGCCATTTCTTCCCCTCTGCTTCTTTGCTTTTGCTCTGCTCAGTCGTCTCGTCCCCAAGGCCATGTTTCAGTTCACGCACTGAGGGGCCGTTGACCTGTTAATGGTACCCCACtatgctgtttgttcctctctACTCCAGCCCTGAAATTGATCGAATCATCACAGAGATTGTATCGTttctctagattttttttttgcaattttctcATAAACCTGTAATTTGGGCTcttttcatcttattatctatTGCTATTGTCtaggatgttttttttttgatgcaacaggaggggaaaaaaattccCCCTACTGATTACAGTCCCAGAATGGAATTTCAAAGCCATCTTATCAGAAAAACTGATTGTCTTACTCCAACAGCAGAGGATATATTGGAAACAAAGGGGCAATATTACATGGAGTGAATTTTACTTTGACCATGTAGCATGTATACCAGGTAGTTCGTTTATTGACAGAAGTTCACTGTTATGGAGCTTTTGTTTCTTAGGTTCACTGTTGTGACCTTATAGCATGTATAGGTTACCAAATCCGAATGTTGTTGATTACTTGACCCAAGTGCATCATATTCTGCTCTGTTCCAGTACAGAAAATTCTTATTGATCCAAGCACTTCCATACTGATGCTAGCACTATTCTCTCCCCCAACTAACCTGAATTCAATTTTTGTACTTTCGCAACAGGGTTTTCTAGGCCTAAGTGGGGCGATACTAGTCCAAATATACCGCACTCTCCACATTGATCCTACCGCGTTCATACTGATGCTGGCAATTTTGCCCACAACCATCGCGGTGATGCTCATGTCTTTTGTCGACGTCCACAGCACGCATGAACGGTACAACAAGAAGTTCCTAGATGCTTTCTCTCTTATCGCCGTTACTGTTGCCGTTTACCTAATGATCATCATAATCTGTGATCAAGTGTTCATGATAAGTTCAGCTGCGCAGACTGTTTGTTTTGTGATACTCCTGCTGCTAGCCTTATCTCCAGTAGCCGTTGCTGTAAAGGCCCAGAAGCTAGAATCAATACAACATGAAGAACCAACTTCTTCAGAACAAAGAATTGGATTACTCCGGGAAGAGGTAGCAGAGGGTTCTGAAAGTGCCAGCTCAAGTACTGCACTTTTGGGGTCTAACCAAGACCTGTCTGCAGGCAAAGAAAACCTGAATGTGCTACAGGCCATGGGAAAACTCAACTTCTGGTTGCTCTTTCTAGCAATGGCTTGCGGGATGGGATCGGGTCTAGCCACGGTGAACAATATCAGCCAGATCGGCGGCTCCCTTGGCTACACAAACAAGGAGACCAGCACACTAGTGTCACTTTGGAGCATCTGGAACTTCTCAGGGAGGTTTGGTGCAGGCTTCATCTCCGATCATTTCCTTCGCCTGCGAGGAGTCGGCAGGCCATTCTTCATAGGTGCCACGCTATTGATCATGAGTGTGGGTCATGGCATCATCTCCTCCGGTCTTCCTGCATCGCTCTACATTGGCTCGGTGCTCGTTGGCCTGTGCTATGGGTGCCAGTGGGCTCTTATGCCAAGCATAACGTCTGAGATCTTCGGGTTGAACCATTTTGGCACCATCTTCAACATGGTGGCCGTTGCAAGCCCCGTTGGGTCTTACATCCTCTCGGTTCGGGTTGTGGGATACATATACGACATGGAGTCGACACCTCATGAGCATGGCTGCCACGGTAAGCACTGTTTTGCACTGTCTTTTATGATCATGGCCTGTGTGTGCGTGTTTGGGTCTGTTGTTGCATTCGTGTTGTTCGTCAGAACAAGGAAGTTCTATAGGCGGGTTGTATATGCAAGGTTGCAGTCTTTCCTTGACAAATGAGACGTGCACATGTAACAACCTAAACTCTATTCACAGTTTTTGCTAGTGTATCGATGCCATCGTTTGTATGCCTGAACATATTTACCTTTCAAGAATACAGATTACAGACACAGGGAGGGTGAGGGGATGGTCTTGTGAACTATGACAAACGTAGCCTGAACAAACATATTTGTACCTTTTTTTTCGTGAGTTTGCGATTGAGATGGGGAACCATGTTGCCTTAGCCTATATATGTAAATGTTGGCCTTACAGCATGTATGTGATGTAGGAAATAAAATTGCTTCCACATCTTGATGTTTGTATAGCCTGAACATATCCCTTTCAAGAATACAACACTGGGGGCAACATGGTCTTGTGAACTCATGTCAGAACAAACGTATACCTTGGCTCTACCACTAGGCCGTCTGATGTTTGGCTCCTAAGCATTCTTTTGTGAGTTTGGGATTGAGAAAGGGAAAACCATATTGCCTTAGCAGCCTATATGCACACATCTCACCTATGTTTGTTTTCTGTCCAACTTGCTTCCACATCTCACACCTATGTTTGTTTATCTCCTCGTGTTCAATTTGTCTTCTTTTTCGATATGCGCATTTTTCATTGGAAGATGCGGCCAAAACTGGTACAACTTTGATGATTATACAGTACGGTATTACAGAAGACGAATGTTCATGGAAAGGAAATTCCATACAGTATGTAACAACTTGCATTGACGAGTGAAGACctcactggtggaaaactcacctttagtcccggtgggTAAGGGACATAGATCCCGAAAAACTAATCGCGACTAACCattcgggataaaaggtccctctctttagtcccaggtcattcatccgggactaaagatcccctttagtcccggttattaATACCAACCTAgattaaaaagttaaaaaaaaaaagaggtctCGCACCGATAGCCGCTCGCTCCGGCCACCCGCCCACTTGCGCCGCTcgcaccgcccgcccgcctgcgcccgcgccagccgccgctcgACCTGCCGTCCCTAGCAGGCCTGCCGTCGGGAGtcggccgcccgcccgcgctgGCTCGCCCGCACCGGCTGCGCCAGctcacccgccgctccgcccggaAGAAAttaaagggagaggaggaggaggagagaagatagaagaagagaaagaggctGCACgaggagaaagggagaggaggctTGTGCGAGAAGATAAAAGAGCGCTGCCTGCCACCGGTGGAGAGAGAgcgcttttgtcccggttggaaacaccaaccgagacaaaacgCCCTGCCAGATTTTTTCAgcccactagccgttacaaccgggactaaaggggagctTTAGTCTCGGCTggtctttccaaccgggactaaagctcccctgTCGGTGGTTCAtttttgacctgggactaaaagccctttagtcctgggtccaaAGACAAccgagaaaaaaaatgttggatggaaCCGGTGCCTGTAGCTGTCAATGTAGCACATCCGACAACAGACCTAACTAGCTGATGTGCTACTGAGGATTGAGAGGGTTGGCGCCAGAACACAAGATAGTCGAAATGTTCCACTAGGCAAGGCTCCTGGATTGATTGACTAACCATGAACATGAAAGGATCACATGTTGGCTTAGGTACGAAAGGTGATTGCATTATTCAATTCAGCCTTCTCCGATCCATCATCACTAGCTAATAAACAAGATCATCACTACCTTACTTGTCATTTGTCACCTCCGATCCTTTGGTCTCACCGTTGCTCATCTTGGCTTCAGTGGACAATGACGTTTTGTCCTTCCCTTTGTCTTCTTATCCTTTGGTTTCCTTCGCCGCCTTCTCCTTGGCTTCCtttgcctccgcctccgccttctcCTTGGCCTCCGCTTCCTCTTTCGCCTTtgcggcggccgcctcctccttggCCTTGTTCAGAGCTTCCACTAGAGCAGCCAGGCATGCGTTGgtgtccctcttcttcttcttggacaTGGGCATCAGGTTCTCGGCGACGTCCGCCGGCGATATCTGGGTCTCCTCGAGCagccgccggacctcgccgaaGAGGTCGTGCTCGGTGATGTCCAGGTAGTTTTTGGCGAGCACCTTGAAGGCCTCGAAGCTGCAGTAGGACATCTCGATGTGCTTGTCCATCCGGCCTCGCCGGATCAGCGCCGGGTCCAGCTTCTCCTTGTGGTTGgtggtgaagatgatgatgcgctcgccgccgcacgccgaccAGAGGCCGTCGATGAAGTTGAGCAGCCCGGAGAGCGTGACCTTGGTGCTGTCGTCCTTGTCGGGATCCACCGGCAGCTTGGGCTTGTCGTCGCCCTCTCCGTCGGTCTTCTTCTCTGCTTTCTTGTCCTTGCGCTTGCCGGTGAGGTCGACGGAGCAGTCGATGTCCTCGATGACGATGATGGACTTGCCGGTGGTCTCGATGAAGAGCTTGCGCAGCTCTGTGTTGTTCTTCACCGCCGTGAGCTCCAGGTCGTAGACGTCGTAGTCGAGGAAgttggccatggcggcgatcaTGGTGGACTTGCCTGTGCCTGGGGGGCCATACAGCAGGTAACCACGCTTCCACGGCTTGCCGACCTTGGTGTAGTAGTCCTTGGCCTCCCGGAACGCCTCAAGGTCGTCGATGATGGCCTCCTTGTCGTCGGGGTCCATGGCGAGCGTGTCGAACGTGGCCGGGTGCTCGAACGGGACGTGGCTCCATTGCTTCTTGCCACCACGGTAGGAGCTCCAGCTGCTGCTGGGGTTGTTGGTGAAGAGGCGGCGCTCGCGGTTGCGGACGATGACGGCGCGGCCCTCCTCGAGGACGAACGGCAGGTAGGAGTCGACGACGAGGTCCCGGTGGCGGCTGTGGAAGATGACCCGGTAGAAGCGGCGCTCGTCCTCGCCGGGGTATATGCTGATGACGTTGGACCTGGCGATCTTCTTGGAGGCGTGCCACCAGATGGTGGCGCCGTGGAAGGTGTCGGTGACCTCGTCGTAGTCGTCGACGGAGACCTGGAGGTTCTTGCTGTCCTTGCCGAGCTCGGCCCTGAGCttgcgcgcgcggcgggcgcaGGCGTCGGAGAGGTAGGCCTCGACGGCTAGGTAGAAGTCGCTGCGGCGGAAGCGCTCGGCGCCGTACTCGGAGATGGTGACCTCGAGGTAGGGGTTGAAGTAGGAGGCGAGCTTGTTGGACCAGGTGGCGAGGCGGAGGGTGAGGGTGGCGGGGATGTGTCTCTGCACCACGGaccagaggaagaggaagctcGCCAGCGCCGACCCAAATCCGGTCCACTTGTCCACAGCCGCCATGGCTAGCTTTTTTAGTTCAGGGGATCGATGATTTGTTGCTCACATGTTGTGAGTTTATATAGACAGCATGCATCATGTGCTTGACTTGGAGTCAACCGCTGCTGGCTGGGCGCCGTAGGAAGGATCGGAGCAGGTGAGGTGATGAAGCTGTCGCCATTGTCGGAGCTAGTGGCTGATTGCAAAGCAAAAGCGGTAAGTATTTCAATGCATGCTTTCAAATTGGGCCGCCCAGGCCGGCCCAAATGCGTGCGTCATCCTTGGATATatacatgcatcatgcatgacCAATAGCTGCTTGCGTGTCATAGTCATACACAGTCATCATCATGCGAGAGCTTTGCCTCCACGGCTGTTCGTTTGCCGTCGTCTTTTGTCGTCGGAAGGATCCTCGTAGCAGAGCAGAACAGGTGAGAGCGGGAGAGATGGAGACGGCCGAGATGGATGGCAAAGGAAGAATTTGCTTTGAAATTGAAGCCGCCCAAATGCGTCATTGATTTGTATTAATTTGGTCGTCTCAGCTCAGCTAGCATGACTAGATGGTGCGTGCAATACAAGGTACCCTTCCCTCCGTTTTAGCTTTACTAGATGGTGCGTGCAGTACAAGGTACCCTTCCCTCTGTTTTGGTTTTACTAGATGGTGCGTGTAGGACAAGGTACCCTTCCCtccattttagcttttctaagttgtctagatgcatagtaatatctataaattttaaaaagctaaaatgacctgcaGTTTGGAATGAACGGAGTAGCATACACACACATAGACACCTTTGTCCAGTCTCAGACATCGTCAAATTGCCTATGAAATTTTACTCAACAAGTAATATACTATATATTGCATGCAATACGTCGTCTAGCAGACGTAACCACAACTTAGAGTCTGACGCCATGATTCAGATATCATGCTGCCTGCGTCATGATTCATGCATGCAGCTGCTCATCTCCCGCCATACACACAACACACTTGATGTTGCTAGTGTTAATCTTTTCGAGGCTAGTCTTGGGccatgccggccggccggaaccTTTTCCATCTTCCAAACAAAAACGCTGGACAGCAGGCATGGGTCGTCCCTTTCATGCATGCCACATCTATCTCAGCTCGCTACTTCAGGATCTATTTGGATCCACAAACTAATTGTTAGGTACCTAATTTTAGTTGGGGTGGATCTAAATAGGGGCTAGTTAATGCTCGGATAAAACCTTTCTATATAGCTTCATAGTTGGATCCAACCCATATGATTTCAGCTAACCAACTAATGAATTAGTTGGGTGGATAATCTCAGTCAAACCAGTCTTATAGTCTTATAATTAACAAGAGTGCACCTAGAACTGCATCCTATAAGATATGGTTTAGTGTCACGACCCAAGACATTCATGCATCCAACAACGTCAACAGCTAAAGATAAAGAAAAGGGTGGGGCAAGAAATGAAAGCTGAAAAGAGGACGAAAGAATAGAGAGAAAGGTCCGGgttgggcaaaaaaaaaatagagagcgATTGGATCTTGATCGTCTGGACTCAAAATTGAAGTGTTGAGAATCATTGTGTGCAGTAATTAGTTAACACAAATCATTATATTGTTTATTTATGGTTTATCACTATATGAGTTGGAAATGAACTTTTTTGCATCTATTTAAGTTATTCATGTTGATATCCAATTATCCATGCAATGCAGATAGGTCGGAAATAATATTTATCAGGACACGTCTATTTCATGCTAGGGCGTTTGTAGGCCACCAACACTCAGCCTTTGAGCTAGTCGTCTCAAATCCAATGGTTCTCGTGTTTTTTATTATCTTCAGCCTTCCCTGATCTTTGTCTATTGCCTACACTCTTCCAGCATCGGCACCTAATGCACATTCATAAATTTCATATTTTCCGATGAGCATCTTTCTCTACTACCTTTTTGCCACCACATTAATCGGGCGTGCCATATGCATCATGATGCCCTACGCTGATAATGTCCACTTGGCAGTCCTATTGTTGATGTCAACCTAGCTATCTCACTACCTCAACTACTTAAAAATTTACTAACTAGTGAATGTTTGGTATGTGAGGATACTTATGTTTTTTACATCCGAAAATATGAATTTAGACGGATCTGACAAAGCCAAGACTTTGGGTGATTATTTTGGCATATACATAACTTCAAATTAAAATTGATAGTCAATAAAGTTATACATCTTTTCAAGAACTGCAATTTACATCTTGTGAGCTAAAGTTTACAAACATAGCCTGAACAAATATATGCATACCTTTTTTTGGTGAGTTTGGGATTGAGATGGGAACCATATTGCTTTAGCCTATATGTACATATCGGCTTTACAGTATGTATATGGTGCGGGAAATAAAGTTGCTTCCACATTTTGATGTTTGTATATCatgaacatattttttttcaagaatacaACAACGGGGAACATGGCCTTGTGAACTCATGTCAAACAAACATATACCAAACGGTATTTAAACTGGCAACCTAATGAGGGATACCTCGAGGTAGTAGGTTGGTTAGTGGAGCTTCATCGAGATTAGGAACATGAAGGCAAATGTGAGGCACGACTTAGACAGGTTTCaaccgctagagtagcgtaatactctACATCTAGTGGGATGTATTGCCATGCGTTGGTGTTGTTGTACTTTTGAGGTGTTCGTGCTTCACCTTATATATCAGGGGCAGGATTGTTACAGGTCGGTTTGTATGAATCCTAGTCAGCTAAGATTGGAAGAATCCTACTTTCGAGTACTTTTCCAATATATGATTAGTTGCCCTCTCGGGTAACTACGCCATCCTGGATCGTAGCTATCTGTTGGAGTAGTCGGGCTAGCTTATCCCCTTTCCAGGATGATCCAAGTCACCACAAAGGGCCCATTGATCCTGGTCCGTCAATACCAGGCTCTACCACTAGGCCGTCTTGATGTTTGGCTCCTATGCATTCTTTTGTGAGTTTGGGATTGAGAAAGGAATACATCTCAGCGCAAGCAGGCAATACTACCGGCTGAAGCATTTAGCACTAGCAGCAGGAATTAGGAGCACATCATTTACTTGATACATGCTCATGATTGGGAACTTGCGATTATATAGAACTGGCTACTTTCCAACTTGCTTCCACATCTGCCACCTATGTTTGTTTAGCTCCGCATGCTCAGTGTCTCCTCTCTTTTGATACATGCACATTTTTCATTAGAAGATGCGGCAAAAACTCGTATAACTTTAATGATATTACACAACACTCCGCAATACAAAAGTTAGAGAAGAGGAATGTTCACAAGGTTACTGGAAATGAAATTTCATAAACAGTACATAACAACTAGCATTGACGACCTTGTAGGTGTAGCGCATCCGACAGCCAGATCGACCTTATACTAGGCTAAACGGTGAACCCTAAGGTTTGAGACGATCGGCGTCAGAACACAGAAAAATGACAAAAAGCTAGACTCCTGGATTGGTTGATTGACCATGAATGGATCACatattttttccctaaaaacTTGGCtagcaagtactccctccgtttcaaattataggttgttttagctttttctaAGTTCTAGATAGataatatgtctagatgcataataaaatctatgagCCTTAAAATGTCAaaacgatttataatttggaatggagagatTATTTCATTAAGAAAAAGTAAGATAAGTTTACAAAGCACGTGACCTCAAACCAAAACACAAGGAAGATCCCATGTTGGGTACGAAAGGTCACTGCGTTATTGAATTAAGACTTCTCCATCACTAATAAACAAGCTCACTACCTTCATTAGTTGTCATTTGTCGCATCCGATCCTTTTGTGTCACCATTGCTCATCTCGGCTTCAGTGGACAATGACGTTTTGCCCTTCCCTTTGTCTTCTTCTCCTTTGGCTTCCTTCGCCGCCTTCTCCTTGGCTTCCtttgcctccgcctccgccttctcCTTGGCCTCCGCTTCCTCTTTCGCCTTtgcggcggccgcctcctccttggCCTTGTTCAGAGCTTCCACTAGAGCCGCCAGGCATGCGTCGgtgtccctcttcttcttcttggacaTGGGCATCAGGTTCTCGGCCACGTCCGCCGGCGACATCTGCGTCTCCTCCAGCAGCCGCCGAACCTCGCCGAAGAGGTCGTGCTCGGTGATATCCAGGTAGTTTTTGGCGAGCACCTTGAAGGCCTCGAAGCTGCAGTAGGACATCTCGATGTGCTTGTCCATCCGGCCTCGCCGGATCAGCGCCTGGTCCAGCTTCTCCTTGTGGTTGgtggtgaagatgatgatgcGCTCGCCTCCGCACGCCGACCAGAGGCCGTCGATGAAGTTGAGCAGCCCGGAGAGCGTGACCTTGGTGCTGTCGTCCTTGTCGGGATCCACCGGCAGCTTGGGTTTGTCGTCGCTGCCGTCACCGTCGtcgggcttcttcttcttgtccttGCGCTTGCCGGTGAGGTCGACGGAGCAGTCGATGTCCTCGATGACGATGATGGACTTGCCGGTGGTCTCGATGAAGAGCTTGCGCAACTCGGTGTTGTTCTTCACCGCCGTGAGCTCCAGGTCGTAGACGTCGTAGTCGAGGTAgttggccatggcggcgatcaTGGTGGACTTGC
This sequence is a window from Setaria italica strain Yugu1 chromosome III, Setaria_italica_v2.0, whole genome shotgun sequence. Protein-coding genes within it:
- the LOC101756867 gene encoding 1,4-dihydroxy-2-naphthoyl-CoA thioesterase 1, whose translation is MDQQRQQISSKDDKTAELDPVLHSLGFEIEEVSPSQLTGRLPVTARCCQPFKVLHGGVSALIAEGLASMGAHMASGYRRVAGVSLSINHFRSAAVGDVVLARAAPVHVGRSTQVWEVKLWKQEPSSSSPGKKGPQISESRVTLLCNLPVPENLKNAGDALKKYAAAATISRL
- the LOC101757271 gene encoding protein NUCLEAR FUSION DEFECTIVE 4, which produces MATPRARTRWSALAASALIQCCAGSSYCFGVYSPALKASQRYDQSALDAVAFFKDIGANAGVLSGFLAAWAPAGRRRPWLVLLAGALLCAAGYIPMWLAVAGIAHAPLPLMCAYMLLAAQAQTFFNTADVVCAVENFPDRRGTVIGIMKGFLGLSGAILVQIYRTLHIDPTAFILMLAILPTTIAVMLMSFVDVHSTHERYNKKFLDAFSLIAVTVAVYLMIIIICDQVFMISSAAQTVCFVILLLLALSPVAVAVKAQKLESIQHEEPTSSEQRIGLLREEVAEGSESASSSTALLGSNQDLSAGKENLNVLQAMGKLNFWLLFLAMACGMGSGLATVNNISQIGGSLGYTNKETSTLVSLWSIWNFSGRFGAGFISDHFLRLRGVGRPFFIGATLLIMSVGHGIISSGLPASLYIGSVLVGLCYGCQWALMPSITSEIFGLNHFGTIFNMVAVASPVGSYILSVRVVGYIYDMESTPHEHGCHGKHCFALSFMIMACVCVFGSVVAFVLFVRTRKFYRRVVYARLQSFLDK
- the LOC101757670 gene encoding AAA-ATPase ASD, mitochondrial; amino-acid sequence: MAAVDKWTGFGSALASFLFLWSVVQRHIPATLTLRLATWSNKLASYFNPYLEVTISEYGAERFRRSDFYLAVEAYLSDACARRARKLRAELGKDSKNLQVSVDDYDEVTDTFHGATIWWHASKKIARSNVISIYPGEDERRFYRVIFHSRHRDLVVDSYLPFVLEEGRAVIVRNRERRLFTNNPSSSWSSYRGGKKQWSHVPFEHPATFDTLAMDPDDKEAIIDDLEAFREAKDYYTKVGKPWKRGYLLYGPPGTGKSTMIAAMANFLDYDVYDLELTAVKNNTELRKLFIETTGKSIIVIEDIDCSVDLTGKRKDKKAEKKTDGEGDDKPKLPVDPDKDDSTKVTLSGLLNFIDGLWSACGGERIIIFTTNHKEKLDPALIRRGRMDKHIEMSYCSFEAFKVLAKNYLDITEHDLFGEVRRLLEETQISPADVAENLMPMSKKKKRDTNACLAALVEALNKAKEEAAAAKAKEEAEAKEKAEAEAKEAKEKAAKETKG
- the LOC101758077 gene encoding AAA-ATPase At3g28580, producing the protein MAWVDKWTGLGSALASFLFLWSVVQSHLPAAFHHRLSTWGTNLASCFSPYLHITISEYGAERFSRTDLFLAVEAYLSDACARRARRLRAELGKDSSNLQVSVDDNDEVTDTFSGAKLWWYAAKNLPKSQVISFYPGEEERRFYQLVFHRRHRDLVVASYLPYVLAEGRAVTVRNRERRLFTNNPSSSWNPYRTRNGVWSHVPFEHPATFATLAMDPADKEAIVDDLEAFREAKDYYAKVGKPWKRGYLLYGPPGTGKSTMIAAMANYLDYDVYDLELTAVKNNTELRKLFIETTGKSIIVIEDIDCSVDLTGKRKDKKKKPDDGDGSDDKPKLPVDPDKDDSTKVTLSGLLNFIDGLWSACGGERIIIFTTNHKEKLDQALIRRGRMDKHIEMSYCSFEAFKVLAKNYLDITEHDLFGEVRRLLEETQMSPADVAENLMPMSKKKKRDTDACLAALVEALNKAKEEAAAAKAKEEAEAKEKAEAEAKEAKEKAAKEAKGEEDKGKGKTSLSTEAEMSNGDTKGSDATNDN